Proteins from a genomic interval of Streptomyces sp. TLI_235:
- a CDS encoding enoyl-ACP reductase-like protein (manually curated), with product MTGSAQSASARPSPDNSPPPAGTSDSPTGPRTTGAWPGAPSPGRRTRSPPRSRSTARPAGRSRPISPNPGAPARVFDEVERNVGWMSDEVRAEVLAGTPLGRLGSSQDTAHLVDFLCSPRGRWVNGQLLVSDGGFSRRTG from the coding sequence GTGACCGGCTCCGCACAGTCGGCATCGGCGCGGCCGTCACCCGACAACTCGCCGCCTCCGGCTGGGACGTCGGACTCACCCACTGGACCCCGTACGACCGGCGCATGGCCTGGGGCGCCGAGCCCGGGGCGACGGACGCGATCACCGCCGCGCTCGCGGAGCACGGCGCGGCCGGCTGGGCGGTCGAGGCCGATCTCGCCGAATCCCGGCGCACCCGCACGCGTCTTCGACGAGGTCGAGCGAAACGTCGGCTGGATGTCCGACGAGGTGCGGGCCGAGGTGCTCGCCGGAACCCCGCTCGGCCGCCTCGGCTCCTCTCAGGACACCGCGCACCTGGTGGACTTCCTGTGCTCACCCCGCGGCCGGTGGGTCAACGGTCAACTCCTGGTGAGCGACGGCGGGTTCAGCCGCCGTACCGGCTGA
- a CDS encoding TAP-like protein (manually curated), with amino-acid sequence MSCRPFAESSGSYECGRSTGTHGDAAGARPPGWRSSQPVWPSWVRSAPHRAAPCHHPSVSPCQEVRSGSFPVPARRRPSRSPGAAASWRCPRTAPTTAGGPSGWPSRSFRPRRRRRPRTAVQRVATASNVPTLIVSGTFDAKTGASWGPYTGRTLPRSTAVRIPGIGHFVVPQSPCAQSVLASFLARPTAPDTGCVAGLAPKPFTITP; translated from the coding sequence GTGTCCTGCCGTCCGTTCGCGGAATCGTCAGGTTCGTACGAATGCGGGCGCAGCACCGGTACGCACGGCGACGCTGCCGGGGCACGCCCACCGGGGTGGCGCTCGTCGCAGCCGGTCTGGCCTTCCTGGGTGCGGTCGGCCCCACACCGAGCAGCGCCGTGTCACCACCCGTCCGTGAGTCCCTGTCAGGAGGTCCGGAGCGGTTCGTTCCCGGTCCCTGCCCGAAGACGCCCGAGCCGGTCCCCGGGCGCTGCGGCGTCCTGGAGGTGCCCGAGAACCGCTCCCACCACGGCGGGCGGACCATCCGGTTGGCCGTCGCGATCATTCCGGCCACGTCGGCGACGCCGGCCCCGCACCGCCGTCCAGCGGGTGGCCACCGCCAGCAACGTACCGACGCTCATCGTCTCCGGAACCTTCGACGCGAAGACCGGTGCGAGCTGGGGACCGTACACGGGCCGGACGCTGCCCCGCTCGACCGCCGTGCGGATTCCCGGAATCGGCCACTTCGTGGTCCCCCAGTCGCCCTGCGCGCAGAGCGTCCTGGCCTCCTTCCTCGCACGTCCGACCGCGCCCGACACCGGTTGCGTGGCAGGACTCGCGCCGAAACCGTTCACCATCACCCCCTGA
- a CDS encoding cytochrome P450, whose product MTPSSFPDLSLAHRPELFEAIRAYGTGPVEPMVRCDFGGRPGWLVGDLSPARLLLTSSVGRKSRPEHSQRLLGGVGAMHGERVRGVKRRLVRAMTAAAGDRDAVIGHLRAALPHGGFPAPAARVTEAVASAMLAQVTGQAPGSVDGALLRSLVHRTWSVLESPAPAGRSGMTGASGPGVPGDGLLRYVTGLVSGSDSAFLRTLAADGWTVDRIAEELRAMVLAGWGSTTAATLSAISLGVRPGAPPSAVDEVLRLYPPSFMIARTVVETRGVLPFDLGDLVVVSPWLIHRHRRGWQQPESFRPDRWRHTSRPYWFMPFGLGARRCPAAGFARAQVSAALRLHGGGTGRVSSDPAMVESRSPSLLPDWA is encoded by the coding sequence GTGACGCCGAGCAGCTTCCCGGACCTGTCGCTGGCCCACCGCCCGGAGCTGTTCGAGGCGATCAGGGCGTACGGCACCGGCCCGGTGGAACCGATGGTCCGCTGCGACTTCGGCGGCCGCCCCGGCTGGCTTGTCGGCGACCTGTCGCCGGCCCGCCTCCTCCTCACGTCCTCGGTCGGCCGGAAGTCGCGCCCCGAGCACTCCCAGCGGCTGCTGGGCGGGGTCGGAGCGATGCACGGCGAGCGCGTGCGCGGTGTGAAGCGGCGGCTGGTGCGGGCGATGACCGCGGCGGCCGGGGACCGGGACGCGGTGATCGGCCACCTGCGGGCCGCGCTGCCGCACGGGGGCTTCCCGGCCCCCGCGGCCCGGGTGACCGAGGCGGTGGCCTCGGCCATGCTCGCCCAGGTCACCGGGCAGGCCCCCGGCTCGGTGGACGGCGCTCTCCTCCGCTCGCTCGTCCACCGCACCTGGTCCGTCCTGGAGAGTCCGGCCCCGGCCGGACGCTCAGGCATGACCGGAGCCAGCGGCCCCGGCGTTCCCGGCGACGGCCTGCTGCGGTACGTGACGGGACTCGTTTCGGGGTCGGACTCCGCCTTCCTGCGCACTCTCGCGGCCGACGGATGGACGGTCGATCGGATCGCCGAGGAGCTGCGGGCGATGGTCCTGGCCGGCTGGGGGAGCACCACCGCGGCGACGCTCAGCGCCATCTCGCTCGGGGTACGGCCCGGCGCGCCGCCCTCGGCGGTCGACGAGGTGCTCCGGCTGTACCCGCCGAGCTTCATGATCGCGCGTACCGTCGTCGAGACGCGCGGAGTCCTGCCGTTCGACCTCGGGGATCTCGTCGTCGTGAGCCCGTGGCTGATCCACCGCCACCGACGCGGCTGGCAGCAGCCCGAGTCGTTCCGGCCCGACCGGTGGCGGCACACCTCCCGGCCGTACTGGTTCATGCCGTTCGGCCTCGGCGCGCGCCGCTGCCCGGCCGCGGGATTCGCCCGGGCGCAGGTCTCGGCCGCGCTCCGCCTCCACGGCGGCGGAACGGGCCGGGTGTCCAGCGACCCGGCGATGGTGGAGTCCCGCAGCCCTTCGCTGCTGCCCGACTGGGCGTGA
- a CDS encoding TAP-like protein: protein MAQAPLLAWLHADCRAWDVPAAPRSVRNATRSDIPTLLLSGGFDSQTAPSSGPYAARTLSRSTEVTVRYVAHVVFAHSSCAQTITRSFFDTPTAPNTGCLAGLQPPEFEIAP, encoded by the coding sequence GTGGCCCAGGCTCCGCTGCTCGCCTGGCTGCACGCGGACTGCCGCGCCTGGGATGTCCCCGCGGCACCGCGCTCGGTCCGGAACGCGACGCGGAGCGACATCCCGACGCTCCTCCTGTCGGGCGGGTTCGACTCTCAGACCGCACCGAGCAGCGGGCCGTACGCGGCCCGCACGCTGAGCCGGTCCACCGAAGTCACCGTCCGCTACGTCGCCCATGTGGTCTTCGCCCACTCGTCGTGTGCGCAGACGATCACCCGCTCGTTCTTCGACACTCCGACCGCGCCGAACACGGGATGCCTCGCAGGTCTCCAGCCTCCCGAGTTCGAGATCGCACCGTAG
- a CDS encoding streptomycin 6-kinase has translation MIGVPERFVRTTVEREGGPGRAWVAHLPSLVDELLQAWNCTPSGPVGHGGVGIVVPVRSAGGAAVLKVSFPHPGNVHEPDAFAVWGGRGAVRLHRRDDARFAMLLERAGAGTLADHGDVEEAVAVAGMLARRLAVPAPPGLPRLRDLAPEWEAGLRRDAGRLPRPLPRRVVEAALATVRELGRDQPETLVHGDLRFGNVLRAEREPWLAIDPKGYAGDPAYDALTLVRSRFEDLLAADDLEAAVLRRLAVFADAAGVDRERVRRWVQTRAVMAAHWGRAHDDPARLLAITDRVAELLVR, from the coding sequence ATGATCGGGGTTCCGGAGAGGTTCGTGCGGACGACGGTCGAGCGCGAGGGTGGGCCCGGCCGGGCGTGGGTCGCGCATCTGCCCTCGCTGGTCGACGAACTTCTCCAGGCCTGGAACTGCACGCCCTCCGGGCCGGTGGGGCACGGCGGGGTCGGGATCGTCGTCCCGGTGCGCTCGGCCGGCGGGGCGGCGGTCCTCAAGGTCTCCTTCCCGCACCCGGGGAACGTCCACGAGCCGGACGCCTTCGCGGTGTGGGGCGGCCGCGGCGCGGTCCGGCTGCACCGGCGCGACGACGCCCGCTTCGCCATGCTGCTGGAGCGGGCCGGGGCCGGCACCCTGGCCGACCATGGCGACGTCGAGGAGGCCGTGGCCGTGGCGGGCATGCTCGCCCGCAGGCTCGCCGTCCCGGCACCGCCCGGGCTGCCGCGCCTGCGCGACCTGGCTCCGGAATGGGAGGCGGGCCTCCGCAGGGACGCCGGGCGGCTGCCGCGTCCGCTGCCCCGGCGCGTCGTCGAGGCCGCGCTCGCGACCGTCCGGGAGCTCGGCCGGGACCAGCCGGAGACGCTCGTCCACGGCGACCTGCGCTTCGGCAACGTGCTGCGGGCCGAGCGCGAGCCCTGGCTGGCCATCGACCCCAAGGGGTACGCCGGCGACCCTGCCTACGACGCGCTCACGCTGGTGCGGAGCCGTTTCGAGGACCTGCTCGCCGCCGACGACCTGGAGGCGGCCGTCCTGCGTCGGCTGGCCGTCTTCGCCGACGCCGCCGGGGTGGATCGCGAACGCGTTCGCCGCTGGGTCCAGACCCGCGCGGTGATGGCCGCCCACTGGGGCCGGGCGCACGACGATCCGGCCCGGCTGCTCGCGATCACCGACCGTGTCGCGGAGCTGCTCGTCCGGTGA
- a CDS encoding ArsR family transcriptional regulator: MPPGTTRQPSVTAVPLYQIKAEFFKTLGHPVRIRVLELLSQREHAVAELLPEVGVEASNLSQQLAVLRRAGVVTSRRDGTTVIYRIASPEVAELLAVARSILTDVITDRAELLGDLRSGPAD, from the coding sequence ATGCCACCCGGTACCACGCGGCAACCCTCTGTCACGGCCGTGCCGCTGTACCAGATCAAGGCCGAGTTCTTCAAAACCCTCGGCCACCCGGTGCGCATCCGCGTCCTCGAACTCCTCAGCCAGCGTGAGCACGCCGTCGCCGAACTCCTCCCCGAAGTCGGCGTCGAAGCCTCCAACCTCTCCCAGCAACTCGCCGTGCTGCGCCGAGCCGGCGTCGTCACCTCGCGACGCGACGGCACCACCGTGATTTACCGGATCGCCAGCCCCGAGGTCGCCGAACTCCTCGCCGTCGCCCGCTCCATCCTCACCGACGTGATCACCGACCGCGCCGAACTCCTCGGCGACCTCCGCTCAGGCCCCGCCGACTGA